In Nitrosomonas ureae, the sequence AGTATGACTTGGGCGTTGACTTTCGTCGTACCGAAGTAGCTGGCGCGTCCCATTCTGAATAAGCGTTTGATTGTGCCGAAACACTGTTCGACAATATAGCGTTTTTTACTGATCAATTGATTCGCCAGCTTCTGGCGTGACGAGAGGGGTTTATTCTTGTACGCGCGATGCATGATTGCGCTCTTGATCTTTTGCTTTCTTAGAAATTGCCGATTGGCATTGCTGGCGGATCCCTTGTCGGCATACACCCGATTCGCCTCGATATGCGCACCATCGATAGCGGCTTCGAAATGCATCATTTCGCTCTGGTTGGCAGGGGCGGTGTGAACCCCGCGCACATAGCCGTCTTGTGCGTCCACCACCAGGTAACTGCGGTAGCCAAACTGCGACTTCCTGCCTTTCTTTAGCCAGGTCGCATCCGGATCCGCGCTTTGTTCTTCGATACAGTTGATTCCAGGTTGACTGCCATCTTCAAACTGAACAACCTTACCTTCTTCGGCATCCACTTCCAGTGTGATGGTCTTTTTAGGGCGTGCCGCTGACTCAATCAGCGTGGCATCAATGACCGCTCCTGTCGCACCCTTGATCATCAATCCGTGGCATTGAAGCTGTTCATTAATAGAGGCCAGCAGATCATCTAGCCGGTCGTTGGTTATTAGCCGGTTACGGAACCGGCATAAAGTGGTTTCGTCCGGTATCGCATCCGACAAGGACAGTCCGCAAAATTGCAGAAAATCAATGCGTACACACAGTGCTTGCTCCAACGCAGCGTCCGATAAACTATGCCACTGACCTAGCAGGATCGCTTTGAACATCAACAACCCATCAAACGGCTCTTGGCCTCCACCATGCGATAACTCGCGCTTGTATAAACCCGTAAGTTTCGGACGTAATTCCTCCCACTCAATTAGGGCTTCAATCTTCAACAGAACATTATCTCGATTCAATCGCTCTGCTTTCCAGTGTTCCAAAACTCATCTGCATCTTTTGCTCCAACTGTCTTTTAACCCCCTCTATTTTAGTTGGTTATTGCACTGCCAGGCGAGGTTGTGCAGGAATCTTTAAGATATGTTGTATCGAATGTGGGTAGGTTGTGCGTGGCGAGAATTGCTTGGGGTATTTGGAATTCCATTTACAAAAAGATTCAATGCGTAGTCATCCAATAGTAATATGGGACAGGTTTTTAACGCACTGATTATTGAACCGGATTGGGAATCGGAATTTATTGATGGCAGATATGTAAAAGCACATCACAGATCAGTAGAAACAGAAATGTTGAAAAAAGTCGCTTAACTGGGTTGTCCGGTTTTACTTGACCAGGTCATTTAAAGCGGGTGGGCGAAACAGCACACGAACCAACGAGGTATGGTTTCGTAGAAATTCGGCTGCGCGATTTCGCCCATAATAAGGGTATCCAGTACACAGAGAAGAAGGTAGAAGGGAGTGCGTACTGGATAGGGCAACTTTCCAGCCCTCCGACTAAGTGTGAAGAGGCACTCGGGCTGGTGCGGGTTATTCATTTCAAACTCGTCAAGAAAGAATGAAGAACATGTACTCATTATTATTTTTTTAGTCATACTTCTCTGTGCGATTGGTTACATAATTAAAATAAAAATATTTTATTGTCGTTTGCTATTAATAAATACTTTATCTTACTGCGGCATACTTCTTGCAATCGCCGGGTTTTTGTATGTAGCTGTTCTCAATAGCTGGTGATTCTTCCAGCAGTTGCTTCATACCTTCTTCGTCATTGATTTTATTACGAATAATTCCTGAGCATGTTTGACTAGATATTGTTTTTGTTTCCCCAATCGTAGGGCTTTTCTCAATGACTGCGATTGTCAACATATCCACTATTCATAATGTTTATGCATGCCGCCAGTTTGACTGAAGCTAATGTGTCAATGACGAAGTAAAAAGGTACTCAATATCGCGCGAAGTCGAAGTGCGTATCAGCTAGGTTAATAAAAAAGAGGGGGTGACCTTTGTACCTCTCAAGTCCTGCACGTTTAGGAAAAAAGAAAATTTAAGAGGCAGTTGGCAAGAGTGCTACAAATTAAGATGGCTGCTTAAAGCGTTGAAACATAACAACAGCGAGGCAAAATCTAGGCTTCTTTTGAATTTGACCTCAAGCTTGTTGGTAAATTCACGCCACCAAATTTGATCAAAGTCTATAGTCATAACTTCGTAAAGAATTATTTGGTCTTTCTAAACATCTCCCTCATCGTCTAAAACGCCTTCTGCTCGCGCTTGAGATCAGCTATCCTATCTGAAGTAGGAGTCCAACCTAGGAAGGAAAAACTGTTAATCCGCAGGTTCCAGGTTCAAATCTCGATACTGTAACTATAAATATCAATAGCTTACATAAGAATAGAACTTCAATTAATGTATTAGTCCCATGTAGGCTTATTCCAAAAGTAAGCACTGAGCTTGGAGCTCTATCACCCTTTGATCTCTACCGAGTTAATTTCATTGTTCCGTAGGGTAAGAGGTTTAAAACCGCAGATTTAAAAATAAACCAATTTAGTAAATATAAATAATTTTCCAACAAATCAAGGAATTTTAAATTTCCGATTTAAAATTATGAATCGTTATAATTCATGTTATTTTTAATTTTTTCTTTTAAATTTCTCACCATTTTTTCTGCTAATGAAATTAACATTTAATAATGCATGGCCTGTGTTTAAAGAAGTGATTTCTGAATTCGTCGAAGTCAATGTACTTAAAATGAGCGCATCACTTGCTTTTTATACCCTGTTTGCTCTCGCACCTATGTTCATTATTATTATAACAATCGTTCAATTCTTCTTTGGTGCAGAGGCGATAGAAGGAGATCTTTATCCTCAACTTGCAGAATTGATAGGCTCGCAAGCAGCCACTCAGCTAGAAGAAATGATTAAGAATGTTGCAATCTCTGAAAAAAGTACATTATCAACCACGGGGAGTGTAGTAATACTCCTGTTCTTGGCCACCGGTGTATTTGTTGAAATCCAGGAATCAATAAATTATATCTGGCGGCTAAAAGCAAAACCCAAAACAGGTTTTGTAAAACTTATTGTTAATCGCTTTCTGAGCTTTTCAATGGTTATTTCTCTAGGATTTATTCTTTTAGTATCTCTGACATTAAACGCTGCATTAGAATTTTTAATGCAAGGTTTACAGAAAATGTTCCCGATTATTACTATCTATCTCACTTACTCTCTTAATCTGACTCTTACTTTTGTGGTCATTACTTTTATATTCTCTTGCATATTCAAGATCCTACCGGATGCAAAGATTAGATGGAGAAATGTAATAGTTGGCGCTATAACCACTGCTTTACTTTTTATGATAGGTAAATCGGTTATCACTTTTTACTTATCTAATAGTGATGTAAGTTCAACTTACGGGGCAGCAGGCTCCATCGTGATTATTATGCTTTGGGTTTATTATTCAGCAATAATTTTATATTTCAGCGCTATTCTTACAAGGGTTTTTGCTCAAATCTCGGGATATACAATCTACCCCAGCGACTATGCTGTTTTTATTAAAGAAGTTGAAATTGAAAATAAAGAATCACTACAAAGTCAATCCGATACCAAGAAGATAAAAGCTGAAATCCAAAATGAAGTAGCTCAAGGCGAAAAAAACAAGTAACTACAATAGCATGTCAAATCTCTATTAAATTAGCTTAACTAAGAAATTCAAATGTTACTTAATCTGAGTAGGTCTAATTTTTGCTTTCATTTTTCCAAAGCCTGATCATTTTTTAATGATATCCCAATCCCATCATTCCACGCAGTGGCAGGGTCAACTTTAGTATATTGAAATTGCTATAATACATCAGTAGTGTCCGGCAATTTAGTTGAATAGATTCAGTTGGTTGTTGTTATGGTGAGTGATCATTTGCATCTCAGTATTTTTAAGTAATTGATCTAGGTTAGTTTTCTCGAAAAGAGTTAGGCTCAGGATTTGTAGGATTGTGTAAAGTGAAGTCTCGGTATTGAGTCGCTTTTTTACGATGGCAACCAAGACATAAACCGAGATGGCAATCCATATCTGTGTCTTGACTGCGTTTTCAGTGGTTCCGTAGAATTGCTTGATACGAAGATGTTGTTTGATCCACTTGAAGAATAGTTCGATCTGCCAGCGACAACGATAAAGCTGAGCGATGGTCAGTGCAGGTAAATCGAAGTTGTTGGTTAGAAATACCAGATGCTTGTCGTGTTCGGCATCATAGAACTTAATACGTCGTAGGTGCTGCGGGTAATCCTTGCTGGCCTTCGTAGCGGTCAATGCAATGGTCTGATCGCATCGCAGTCCCGTGGATTTGTCCACTGAGTGAGAGTAGACACGGCGAAAAAGGAGACTGGATTTAGCGCGCGTTACAAAAAATGCTTGTGCTTGATGCATAGTGAACCAGCGAGCAAAGTCGGTAAAGCCCCGATCCATGATGTAAAAGCTGCCAGCTTCGGGGATCAGGAAATCGAGCACATTGACTTCGTGCATCTTGCCGTCGCTGATATGGATGAACGTTGGAATGTTGCCGCGTAGATCAAGCAGTGTATGCATCTTGACGGCAGCTTTGGTCTGACGAAAGCGCGCCCATGGAAAGACGCTCAAACACAGATCGATGGTCGTGGTATCGAGTGCATAGACTGTCTGTTCCAACTCCACCGCTAAGCTATCGCTGGAGTAAAGCTTTCTGGCGATCTGGATCAAGCTCATCGCGAAATCCATGTAGATGCGACAATCGCGCTGCTCGTTGGCATCGGCCAACGTACTCTTGGCGATGTTGCCTCGTATGCCCAAGTGATAAAGCTTAGCTTGGTGAGCGCGCAGACAGGTTTCGATGTTGCGCAGACTCTCGCGGTAAGTCAGCTGCGCGAAAGCCATGCAAAGAAATTGATCGAGATGCGAAAGAGTCTTGGTGGGATATTTGGAAGGGTAACGCTGTACACAGCGGCGGAATGTGTGAAGGGGCAAGTAATCCATGAGTTGTGCGAATACCAATTTGCCTGAATGCATGATAAGAAGCCACGTAGGGAAACCTCCAGTTTCGCAAAAAATTCACTTTCAAATCGGTGACACCCCCAAACATACCATTTCATTCTACAGATCAATCTGTTATACAATCATCTTGGGTAAATTGCCGGGCACTACTGATAATACATCATTCGATAGCGCGCCGACTTATGAGAAAAGTAAAGAACTTTACAGGTGAAAATTTCTGGGTACGAGATTATTTTGTATCAACAGTCCCACCTGATGAAGAGATGGTTAGAGAATTCATTTGTAACCAAGATAAGAAAAACGAACATTATGATTAGCACAAGGTAGGTATCGGATGTTGCCTTTTGACTGGAGTTGTCCGCTTTTACTTGACCAGGTCAATCCTTAGTAAAAAATTGAACAATAATACTTGAGGGCATCGTCAACTTTTTACTAATATTTCATCTGTGCGAAAACAAACATGGAAGATTATAGTTCTCACTTAGGAGTGCTAATAATGGAACCCGATCTTCCTTATGGAAATAACCAATTAATTTAATGAAGAAATAAACCAACTCGTTGCAATCAGCGAGATATTAAAAGAGATCTTCAGGCTACGGGTCTTAACCAGCATTTGCTCCTTGCGTTACATCAAATGATTTACAACCTTCGCGCAAATACCCATACATTTCAGAAACTTGCTTATATACACCTTTTTAGCTATAGCTAGTGAATTTTGGAGGTGCGATCAATAAGAAATATTGATTAGTGTGCGATAGCGAACAGATTATTCTGAATTAGGGTAATAAGATTGAAGCTAATATAATTAAAATCTTAGTAACATCTATTGTTTTGATTACATTGAATTAAGAAATTATTAAACTTTGGTATAGATGCATTAAGTTAAAGATATATGAAAACTTTAAATAATTTCAACCAAATATTTAAAAAATCTATAAAGGAAAATTTAATGAAAGCTATTAATAATAAATATGTGTGGAATGTTTTTAGTGCAATTTTAGTAATGGGAGTTTTCTTCTTATCCAATACTAATACTATTGCCGCATCCGACAAGAATAGCACCGTAAATGAATCAGAAGATATATCTCAAACGGATAAAGAAAAAAATTTAATAGAGAGTGATGATCCTTCTGGTCCCCGAGACCGGGATCCTTCTGAAGTAGTGCTTCCTTCTGAGAATTCTGATAAAAAATCAGGCTATGAAGAAGCTCAAGAATCCGGTACTAAAAATCCGTAAGCCGTTACTTGGAGGATCAATGGTCATATAACATTCACATGACCTTATTCTGGTTTGGTTAATTATATAGTCATAAGTGGAATAATCGGTGTATTAGTTTCGATCTAATCGCAAAAACTCTTGAGTTCAATAAATAGAATTGTGTAAAAAGCTCGCGATGATATGGAAATTTGGATTATGTACCTTCCGCATTAAGAAAATGTTATTAATCAACTATAAAGTTGCGTACCAAACAGAGAAATAATTTGAAATGGAACATAATTATTTTGTATGAATGAATTTTTTATCTATTTCCAATAGGAATAATTAATATGAAACCCATTCAGTTAATCGCATTTATTTTCACATTATCACTTTTTTCTATAAATGTTATAGCCCAAAATAATCAACTAGACAAAGCGATTAGCCATGCTGACGAGGCATTTAAAGCAAGAGATAACAAAGAATTAGCGGTGTACGCCGAGAAAGCCCAACCTTTCGCTTTAGCAGCACAAAAAGAAATGCATTTTTCGCACGAGGGGCGAAATCACATAGAGGCAGGAATAGTTAGTTTAGGCCAAGCCGTTGAAAAAGGAAAATTGGGCGCTACCGACTCTGCAAGGCACGCGGCTGGTGAAGCTTTAAGACATTTTAAAGAAGCGAAAGAATGAAAATATTAATCAGTTTACTCTGGTGTAACAATGTGTAGTAATTTTGACCCGATCTGACAGTAACTCGATTTGAAGAAGCCCCTCAGATTAAATCTGAACTACTAAAATTTATTGATTGTAATTTTGATGACTATGGAAATCGAAGGGCGCTTAGGGCACCCTTTTAATTTGATCCACAGCCAGTTTAGATTTTAACCACGCCTTAAGTACATTAACGTACCGACTTTGTTATATTTGCTCATTATATTATGTGAGTCTTGATGCATTTTAGTCGGTTCATTAAATTGGGCCGTGACTAAATGCTTACGCTGTTGACAGAAATTTTTTACTGGAGAAGATCATGGTCAAAAAACATCGTAAAAATAACTTCTTTATAGTACCGTATTTTGCAATAATATTTTTTGTTTCTATTTGGAATACAGCTGACGCAAATACTGATTCGTCAGTGGATATTAGTACGGTGGAATTATCCAATGTAGAATGTCTGTTGAACTGGGCACAAACATTTCACCCTAATCTATTTTCTCCGCTAGTTTCAGGTGTTCAATCATCACCTCCCTTCACTTATCGTTTTTATCCTGTAACAAATTCTTATTTAGGGGTTTCATCAGATGACAACCATGTCTACTACCTGGGGCCAGATGGTATATCCCCCAAAGATATTGGTGAGTTATCTACTTTTCTGAATGAATCCGGATGCGGGCAAACGACGCATCCCGTAATATTTATTCATGGATTAGATTCTTCTGCAGATACATGGGTATCTTATCGTAATTATTTGATTAATAATGCAGGGTGGTTGTTTGGTGGGATACCCACCTATGATCCTGAAACAAAGACAGTCAACATTAATTGCCCATCAGATCTAGATTTTCCTAATGCTTGTTCAGGTGGTGCTGGCAATTTCTATACATTAAATTTTTCTAATAATCAGGATTTAACTTTGGATGTTTTGGGAGGAGAGCTTGCAGATATCGTTAAAGCAGTTTTAGCTAATAATCCTGGCACAACAAAAGTGATTTTAATTGGTCATAGTTCAGGTGGGCTTGCTGCGAGAGGGTATCTTCAAGGATTAGCCCGAGTATTGGATTCAACATCAACAATACCCTATAGAGAAGATGTTGCTAAACTTATCACTGTTGGTACCCCTCATCAAGGAAGCTTCTGGGCACAGGCATGCCATGCTAACTTAGATCTTTTTGATATTATCAATAATGTTGGTATATGCGATCTTCTGCCTGGGGATATCGACTCGGATAGTATTGCAGTTCAGGAACTACAACCTGATAGTGCCGCTATAAATACACTTAATGACCTGATTAATCATCCGCTTCCAATTAGCGTTCTTTATGTTTCGATTATAGGAACTGGACAACCTACTTTAACGAGTATTGTCGATTTTCAAGATGGAGATGGAATCGTATCAGCTAGTTCGCAGGATCTTATAAATTTGAGCGGCACGAGTGCTCTTCAACAAAAATCTACCAAGATAGTTATTCCATTTCGAGAATGTGCCAATGAAATAGAAATCCCTATAATTGACAATGTAGGTCAAACCCATACATGCGAGACAACTGATATTACCATCGGAGCGGAAATATTAAGAAATTTACAATAAACAAAAAGTGAGACTAATGAACTTTATCTGCTGTAGTTCAGACTTGATCTGACAGCAAAGTCTTGCCAAAGGGTGGGATTATCCGATTTGATAGAGATGCGAAACTTTATCAACCCAGCGCGAAAGTCCAAAGGAGTAATCCCCTGATTAGTGCTCAACAGAAAATCATTGGAAGTCATCAAATACAAGATTGGTTTGCTTAATCTGGCAGCCGAGCTTGTTAATGTATCGCGCGCTTGCAAGGTGATGATGGTTTTTTCTCGTAATACTTTCTATCGCTATCGGGCTGCCGTGGAAACAGGTGGCGTAGATGCCTTGATTGACGCTAACTCGACGCACCCCCCCCCCACAGCATCAAGAACCGCGTCGAAGAGGCGACGGAGACAGCTTTACAGCTTTTGCCCCGGAATAGCCTCCTTTTAGTCAAGTTCGGGTTTTCCACGAACTGCGCAAACGCGGAATCTTCGTTTCTCCATCCTGTGTCCGTTCGGTGTGGCTGCGCCAGAATTTGGAGTCGTTCAAAAACCGAATCGCCCCGGATTTTCTGGAGGCTGTTTGGTTTGAGTCAAGCTGCATCAGCTGACTCCTTTAATTGGCGATGATAGGCCATTTCAAATTCTGCCGGTGGAATATTTCCAATCGGCTCGAGTAAGCGAGCGATTATTGAACCACCCCATCCATTCCAAAGTAGCAAATTCGACATTGTCAATGTTGCACCAGGGGCCACGATGCCTTATGACTTCAGTCTTGTATAATCCGTTAATCGTTTCGGCTAGTGCATTGTCATAAGAATCGCCATCACTACCGACAGAAGCATCAATATTGGCTTGCTCCAGGCGTTCCGTGTAACGAATTGATAGATATTGACTACCTCAATCACTATGGTGAATCAATCCCTTAATGTCTCGCCGTGCCCACAACGCCTGTTCCAATGCATCGAGCACCATATAGGTATGCAATGACGGGCTGACTCGCCAACCAACAATATACCGGGCAAAAACATCGATAATAAAAGCCACATAAACAAATCCCGTCCACGTTGCAGCAAAGGTAATGTCTGCAACCCACAATTGATTTGGCCGGGTTGCTACAAATTGTCGGTTAACCTTATCTGTTGGGCGGGCAAGTAAGTCATCCGCAATGGTTGTCCAATACTTCGTGCCACGCCGAATACCTTGCATCCCAAGCTTCTTCATCAACCACTCGACTGTGCAGCGAGCAACGCCAATGCCTTCTCGCAGCAACTGCCGCCATACTTTGCGAGCACCATAAACCCGGAAGTTGCCTTCCCATACTCGGTGTGTATCAAGTTCCAGCCTCATGTCTCGTTTGATGCGATCGGGCAATCGATCCGGACCTCGCTCGCGCCCTTTGTGTCCGTAATAACTCGACGAGGCAATCCATATTTGCCTGCAGATTGGCTCGACCCGGTATCCCGCTTTGTTCTTATCGACAAACACCACCCATCATTTCGGTCGGCGGTCAGCCTCCTCGCACGAAATATGCCGCTGCCTTACGCAATATCTCGTTGGCCCGCTTTAATTCCCAATTCTCCCGTTCCAATTCCTTGAGCCGCTCACGATCCGTACTCGACAGGCCACCCCGAATCCCCTGATCATTTCTGTTCGCCTTACCCAAGTGCGCAATGGTCTCCGCTGTACAGCCAATCTTTGATGCAATCGATTTCACTACCGACCATTGCGAATGGTGCTCCTTTTGCTGCTCGAATACTCATCTTACCGCTCGTTCTCGCAATTCCGATGAATAACTCATTTGATTCTTCATCTTCTGCTCCT encodes:
- a CDS encoding IS5 family transposase, whose product is MEHWKAERLNRDNVLLKIEALIEWEELRPKLTGLYKRELSHGGGQEPFDGLLMFKAILLGQWHSLSDAALEQALCVRIDFLQFCGLSLSDAIPDETTLCRFRNRLITNDRLDDLLASINEQLQCHGLMIKGATGAVIDATLIESAARPKKTITLEVDAEEGKVVQFEDGSQPGINCIEEQSADPDATWLKKGRKSQFGYRSYLVVDAQDGYVRGVHTAPANQSEMMHFEAAIDGAHIEANRVYADKGSASNANRQFLRKQKIKSAIMHRAYKNKPLSSRQKLANQLISKKRYIVEQCFGTIKRLFRMGRASYFGTTKVNAQVILKSICMNLKKAANKIFVDQPLRGAIRPNIT
- a CDS encoding IS4 family transposase translates to MHSGKLVFAQLMDYLPLHTFRRCVQRYPSKYPTKTLSHLDQFLCMAFAQLTYRESLRNIETCLRAHQAKLYHLGIRGNIAKSTLADANEQRDCRIYMDFAMSLIQIARKLYSSDSLAVELEQTVYALDTTTIDLCLSVFPWARFRQTKAAVKMHTLLDLRGNIPTFIHISDGKMHEVNVLDFLIPEAGSFYIMDRGFTDFARWFTMHQAQAFFVTRAKSSLLFRRVYSHSVDKSTGLRCDQTIALTATKASKDYPQHLRRIKFYDAEHDKHLVFLTNNFDLPALTIAQLYRCRWQIELFFKWIKQHLRIKQFYGTTENAVKTQIWIAISVYVLVAIVKKRLNTETSLYTILQILSLTLFEKTNLDQLLKNTEMQMITHHNNNQLNLFN
- a CDS encoding YihY/virulence factor BrkB family protein, producing MKLTFNNAWPVFKEVISEFVEVNVLKMSASLAFYTLFALAPMFIIIITIVQFFFGAEAIEGDLYPQLAELIGSQAATQLEEMIKNVAISEKSTLSTTGSVVILLFLATGVFVEIQESINYIWRLKAKPKTGFVKLIVNRFLSFSMVISLGFILLVSLTLNAALEFLMQGLQKMFPIITIYLTYSLNLTLTFVVITFIFSCIFKILPDAKIRWRNVIVGAITTALLFMIGKSVITFYLSNSDVSSTYGAAGSIVIIMLWVYYSAIILYFSAILTRVFAQISGYTIYPSDYAVFIKEVEIENKESLQSQSDTKKIKAEIQNEVAQGEKNK
- the smbP gene encoding small metal-binding protein SmbP; translated protein: MKPIQLIAFIFTLSLFSINVIAQNNQLDKAISHADEAFKARDNKELAVYAEKAQPFALAAQKEMHFSHEGRNHIEAGIVSLGQAVEKGKLGATDSARHAAGEALRHFKEAKE
- a CDS encoding esterase/lipase family protein, translating into MVKKHRKNNFFIVPYFAIIFFVSIWNTADANTDSSVDISTVELSNVECLLNWAQTFHPNLFSPLVSGVQSSPPFTYRFYPVTNSYLGVSSDDNHVYYLGPDGISPKDIGELSTFLNESGCGQTTHPVIFIHGLDSSADTWVSYRNYLINNAGWLFGGIPTYDPETKTVNINCPSDLDFPNACSGGAGNFYTLNFSNNQDLTLDVLGGELADIVKAVLANNPGTTKVILIGHSSGGLAARGYLQGLARVLDSTSTIPYREDVAKLITVGTPHQGSFWAQACHANLDLFDIINNVGICDLLPGDIDSDSIAVQELQPDSAAINTLNDLINHPLPISVLYVSIIGTGQPTLTSIVDFQDGDGIVSASSQDLINLSGTSALQQKSTKIVIPFRECANEIEIPIIDNVGQTHTCETTDITIGAEILRNLQ